From a single Paraburkholderia edwinii genomic region:
- a CDS encoding alpha/beta fold hydrolase translates to MNRLSSALEAMKPHYEVVVVGSGYGGAIAASRMARAKRDVCLLERGREFMAGEYPKTPLEGLTQVQYNTGIGQEGSPLALLEVHVNPDVNVVVGCGLGGTSLINANVALHPDERLWHDPHWPAAIRADQAGRDKGYELATAMLQPSKVPDDFTHDSKPLPKLAALELSAQKLGMEDRFYRPPITVTFKDGKNAAGVDQCRCVGCGDCNSGCNYDAKNSTHMNYLPDAVAHGARIFTGVAVHSVVRDKDQQKWIVRYQPVALDRDLYGAPDMSITADVVILSAGTLGSTAILLRSNEAGLPVSTQLGHRFTGNGDVLAFAFNTDHDINGVGWGAQWRSNLPPVGPTITGIIDHRNTPDVRDGFVIEEGSLASPIGGFLAGVLGAAAPLEGVSMPDPDGDPPLADEARVIESMLRGPHYGAMRNTQTFLVMAHDDESGRITVDDGGRPRVAWPNAGKQPIYDVVEHTLEAATSAIGGEYVRNPISSDVFRNRTVTVHPLGGCPMADDAEHGVVDEAGRVFSGITGNAVHPGLYVMDGAVMPISLGVNPLLTISALAERNCAQLAAARGWQIDYAAAGNAAPPPPPKIGLRFTETMKGTYVPTGATADQGVPMSFTATVESGDLADMLENPRHTASMIGTLTCAALSPEPLQISNGRFNLFVVDPQHVERRNMNYRMTLNATDGKTYFLFGQKIITRSSLLDLWEQTNTLYLEVRASEAADAPVLGKATLIITPENFLKQQRTLEVTNAPDLATRLKWTKKFGEFFAGVLFTEYGGVAAPLQFADEDVTPRVRRALRTPAPRVTYFNTAAPDNKTLRLTRYHGGTKGPVLLVHGSGVSSRIFSTDLIETNLVEFLCAAGFDVWLVDLRVSIELPSATEPTTADAIARYDLPAAVAKVRELSGAKDIQIVAHCLGAVVTTMALLSGLQGVRSVVLSQVSAHLVPGLLQRVKAGLHTPQILRFLGVDDLTAYTRHEKWPHNLLDDALRFFPNEDDEECNSAVCHRATFLYGLVYEHAQLNEPLHANLDELFGIHDIELFIQLASIVREGHIVDAQGDNVYLQNLDGMKLPIAFIHGAENRCYLPVSTEMTFDMLVEHFGPENYERHLIDGYGHIDCIFGKNASIDVYPTIARHLNAH, encoded by the coding sequence ATGAACCGCTTGTCCAGCGCCCTCGAAGCAATGAAGCCGCATTACGAGGTAGTGGTCGTCGGGTCCGGTTACGGTGGCGCGATCGCGGCGAGCCGCATGGCGCGCGCGAAACGCGACGTGTGTCTGCTCGAACGGGGCCGCGAATTCATGGCCGGCGAATATCCGAAGACGCCGCTCGAAGGCCTTACGCAGGTGCAATACAACACGGGCATCGGCCAGGAAGGCTCGCCGCTCGCGCTGCTCGAAGTGCACGTGAATCCCGACGTGAACGTCGTAGTTGGCTGCGGCCTGGGCGGGACGTCGCTGATCAACGCGAATGTGGCGCTGCATCCCGACGAGCGCCTCTGGCACGATCCGCACTGGCCCGCCGCGATTCGCGCCGATCAAGCCGGTCGCGACAAAGGCTACGAACTTGCCACCGCGATGTTGCAGCCTTCTAAAGTACCCGACGATTTCACGCATGACTCGAAGCCGCTGCCCAAACTCGCCGCGCTCGAGCTATCCGCGCAAAAGCTCGGCATGGAAGACCGCTTCTACCGCCCGCCCATCACCGTCACGTTCAAGGACGGCAAGAACGCCGCGGGCGTCGATCAGTGTCGTTGCGTCGGTTGCGGCGATTGCAATTCGGGCTGCAACTACGACGCGAAAAATTCGACGCATATGAACTATCTGCCCGATGCGGTCGCGCACGGCGCGCGGATTTTTACGGGCGTCGCCGTCCATTCGGTGGTGCGCGATAAAGACCAGCAGAAATGGATCGTTCGCTATCAGCCCGTCGCGCTCGATCGCGATCTGTACGGCGCGCCCGATATGTCGATCACGGCCGATGTCGTGATCCTGTCGGCGGGCACGCTCGGCTCGACCGCGATTCTGCTGCGCTCGAACGAAGCGGGCCTGCCGGTGTCGACGCAGCTCGGCCATCGCTTCACCGGCAACGGCGACGTGCTCGCCTTCGCGTTCAATACGGACCACGACATCAACGGCGTCGGTTGGGGCGCGCAATGGCGCAGCAATTTGCCGCCCGTCGGACCCACCATCACCGGCATCATTGATCATCGGAATACGCCTGATGTGCGCGACGGCTTCGTGATCGAGGAAGGGTCGCTCGCCTCGCCGATCGGTGGCTTTCTCGCCGGCGTGCTCGGCGCGGCCGCGCCGCTCGAAGGCGTGTCGATGCCGGATCCGGACGGCGATCCGCCGCTGGCGGACGAGGCGCGCGTGATCGAAAGCATGCTGCGCGGGCCGCACTACGGCGCGATGCGCAACACGCAGACCTTCCTTGTAATGGCGCACGACGACGAAAGCGGCCGCATCACCGTCGACGACGGCGGACGTCCGCGCGTCGCGTGGCCCAATGCGGGCAAGCAGCCGATTTACGACGTCGTCGAGCACACGCTCGAAGCAGCGACGAGTGCGATCGGTGGCGAGTATGTGCGCAACCCGATCTCGTCCGACGTGTTCCGCAATCGCACGGTGACCGTGCATCCGCTTGGTGGCTGCCCGATGGCCGACGACGCGGAGCATGGCGTCGTCGACGAAGCCGGGCGCGTGTTTTCCGGCATTACGGGCAACGCGGTGCATCCGGGCTTGTATGTGATGGACGGCGCCGTGATGCCGATCTCGCTCGGCGTGAACCCGCTGCTGACCATTTCCGCGCTCGCCGAGCGCAACTGCGCGCAACTCGCCGCGGCACGCGGCTGGCAGATCGACTACGCGGCGGCGGGCAACGCCGCCCCGCCGCCGCCGCCGAAAATCGGCCTGCGCTTCACCGAAACGATGAAAGGCACCTATGTGCCGACTGGCGCTACCGCGGACCAGGGCGTGCCGATGAGCTTTACGGCAACCGTCGAATCGGGCGATCTCGCCGACATGCTCGAGAACCCGCGACACACGGCCAGCATGATCGGCACGCTCACCTGCGCGGCGCTATCGCCGGAACCGCTGCAGATCTCGAACGGCCGCTTCAATCTGTTTGTGGTCGACCCGCAGCATGTCGAGCGCCGCAACATGAACTACCGCATGACGCTCAACGCAACCGACGGCAAAACGTACTTCCTGTTCGGACAGAAAATCATCACGCGTTCGTCGTTGCTCGATCTGTGGGAGCAGACCAATACGCTTTATCTCGAAGTGCGCGCATCCGAAGCAGCGGACGCTCCCGTGCTTGGCAAAGCGACGCTGATCATCACGCCCGAAAACTTCCTGAAGCAGCAGCGCACGCTCGAAGTGACGAACGCGCCCGATCTCGCCACGCGGCTCAAGTGGACCAAAAAATTCGGCGAGTTCTTTGCCGGCGTGCTGTTCACCGAATATGGCGGCGTGGCCGCGCCGCTGCAGTTCGCCGACGAAGACGTCACGCCGCGCGTGCGCCGCGCATTGCGCACGCCGGCGCCCCGGGTCACCTACTTCAACACGGCCGCGCCCGATAACAAGACGCTGCGCCTGACGCGTTATCACGGCGGCACGAAGGGACCGGTGCTGCTCGTGCACGGCTCGGGCGTATCGAGCCGTATCTTCTCGACCGATCTGATCGAAACCAACCTCGTCGAATTTCTGTGCGCGGCGGGCTTCGATGTCTGGCTCGTCGACCTGCGCGTCAGCATCGAATTGCCGAGCGCCACGGAGCCGACCACGGCCGATGCGATCGCGCGCTACGACCTTCCTGCTGCCGTTGCGAAAGTGCGTGAGCTCAGCGGCGCGAAAGACATTCAGATCGTTGCGCATTGCCTCGGCGCGGTCGTCACGACGATGGCGCTGCTATCGGGCCTGCAGGGCGTGCGCTCGGTCGTGCTCTCGCAGGTTTCCGCGCATCTGGTGCCGGGTTTGCTGCAGCGGGTCAAGGCGGGACTGCATACGCCGCAGATCCTGCGCTTTCTCGGCGTCGACGATCTGACGGCCTATACGCGTCACGAAAAGTGGCCGCATAACCTGCTCGACGACGCGCTGCGCTTCTTCCCGAACGAAGACGATGAGGAATGCAATAGCGCCGTTTGCCACCGCGCGACGTTTCTCTACGGGCTCGTCTACGAACATGCGCAGTTGAACGAGCCGCTGCATGCGAACCTCGACGAACTGTTCGGCATCCACGATATCGAGCTCTTTATTCAGCTGGCGAGCATCGTGCGTGAAGGGCATATCGTCGACGCGCAAGGCGACAACGTCTATCTACAGAATCTCGACGGAATGAAGCTGCCGATCGCGTTTATTCACGGCGCCGAAAATCGCTGCTATCTGCCGGTCAGCACCGAGATGACTTTTGACATGCTTGTCGAACATTTTGGGCCTGAAAACTACGAGCGGCATCTGATCGATGGTTATGGGCATATCGACTGCATCTTCGGCAAGAACGCGTCGATCGATGTGTACCCTACGATTGCGCGGCATTTGAATGCGCATTGA